Proteins encoded by one window of Rubrobacter indicoceani:
- a CDS encoding response regulator: protein MMSLERREETEDDTATGIMLVEDHISFRQSLAYFLDTEPGFEVVCHVGSMSEAREAIERHDEVVDIAVVDLGLPDGDGVDLVRHLAESGVSTLVLTASLDRDDFARAVEAGASGVIHKTVALDRIVDSVRSVRAGEALLSSQEIIEMLRIASKKRYGDREAEKAFARLTAREREILSALAEGLDSKEIAKKFHIALETERTHIVNILTKLGVHSRLQAVVFVARHGLISF from the coding sequence ATGATGTCTCTGGAACGGCGCGAAGAAACCGAGGATGACACTGCGACCGGGATCATGCTGGTCGAGGATCACATCTCCTTTCGCCAGTCGCTGGCTTATTTCCTCGACACCGAGCCGGGCTTCGAGGTGGTGTGCCACGTCGGGAGCATGTCGGAGGCGAGGGAGGCGATAGAGCGGCACGACGAAGTGGTGGACATCGCGGTCGTGGACCTCGGGCTCCCGGACGGCGACGGGGTAGACCTCGTCCGGCATCTGGCGGAGAGCGGCGTAAGCACTCTGGTGCTCACGGCGAGCCTCGACCGGGACGATTTCGCCCGTGCGGTAGAGGCCGGGGCCTCCGGGGTCATACACAAGACCGTGGCCCTCGACCGGATAGTGGATTCGGTACGCAGCGTCCGGGCCGGAGAGGCTCTGCTCTCTTCGCAGGAGATCATCGAGATGCTCCGTATAGCGAGCAAGAAACGCTACGGCGACCGCGAGGCAGAAAAGGCCTTCGCCCGGCTCACCGCCCGGGAGCGGGAGATTCTGAGCGCGCTCGCCGAGGGACTGGACAGCAAGGAGATAGCAAAGAAGTTCCACATCGCCCTTGAAACGGAACGGACCCACATCGTCAACATCCTGACCAAACTCGGGGTGCATTCTCGCCTCCAAGCCGTGGTCTTTGTCGCCCGGCACGGTCTCATCAGCTTCTAG
- a CDS encoding ATP-binding cassette domain-containing protein has translation MSKAAISSAGLVKKFGENAAVAGVDLTIPEGEIYGFLGPNGAGKTTTVRMLVTLLKPSAGRATVAGHDIAGEAGSVRLAIGVALQEAALDGKQTGIEILRLQGRLYGLRRKEIDRRVSELKELIDIGDALGERVGSYSGGMKRRLDLAAALVHNPKVLFLDEPTTGLDPVSRNKVWEEVRRLNDDLGMTIFLTTQYLEEADQLADRVGIIAKGKIVAEGTPGELKRGVGRDLVIATLRGRPAGVLERLEKLPGVERVDARGDEVYVASQDGSRIVGDVAVALRGADVEVERLTLRTPTLDDVFLEVTGNRMTPEEESTGDEAEVA, from the coding sequence ATGAGCAAGGCGGCGATATCGTCAGCGGGTCTGGTCAAGAAATTCGGTGAGAACGCGGCGGTTGCCGGCGTCGACCTCACCATACCGGAGGGAGAGATATACGGTTTTCTTGGGCCCAACGGTGCAGGCAAGACAACGACCGTGAGGATGCTTGTGACGCTCCTCAAGCCGAGTGCCGGGCGGGCGACGGTCGCCGGGCACGACATCGCCGGGGAGGCCGGTTCGGTCAGGCTCGCCATCGGGGTCGCGCTTCAGGAGGCCGCCCTTGACGGTAAGCAGACCGGCATCGAGATCCTCCGTCTTCAGGGTAGGCTCTACGGGCTGCGCCGCAAGGAGATAGACCGGCGCGTCTCGGAGCTGAAGGAGCTTATAGACATCGGGGATGCGCTCGGGGAGCGGGTCGGGAGCTACTCGGGCGGTATGAAACGCCGCCTCGACCTCGCAGCCGCGCTTGTCCACAACCCGAAGGTGCTTTTCCTTGACGAGCCGACTACCGGGCTGGACCCGGTGAGCCGCAATAAAGTCTGGGAGGAAGTCCGGCGGCTCAACGACGACCTCGGCATGACCATCTTTCTCACGACCCAGTATCTGGAGGAGGCGGATCAACTCGCAGACCGGGTCGGCATCATCGCGAAAGGAAAGATAGTCGCCGAAGGAACGCCGGGGGAGTTGAAGCGCGGGGTCGGGCGGGACCTCGTTATAGCGACGCTCAGAGGGCGGCCCGCCGGCGTTTTGGAGCGGCTCGAAAAACTGCCCGGTGTGGAGCGGGTGGACGCACGCGGCGACGAAGTCTACGTTGCCTCGCAGGACGGTTCGCGCATCGTCGGGGATGTAGCGGTCGCGCTCCGGGGGGCCGACGTAGAGGTCGAGCGGCTCACCCTCCGGACCCCGACCTTAGACGACGTGTTCCTTGAGGTGACCGGCAACCGCATGACCCCCGAAGAAGAGAGTACCGGCGACGAGGCGGAGGTGGCATGA
- a CDS encoding pentapeptide repeat-containing protein — protein sequence MLRADLRCLRGQRNRDRRRARHRATGDGASGAGTDSQPAGRLHPERLRYREHRARTRSNIPAEPRSCGAGRAAVRPAASDAGKPPDAGDARTGTELHGTELHGTELHGTELHGTELHGTELHGTELHGTELHGTELHGTELHGTELHGTELHGTELHGTELHGTELHGRGPRLGIFGGERGRRGIVAVRERGEPGSGPAEPEVSQEAHPVRNSPTCRPGGSGRLFLEDPETFPVSGSRFPALRPRPGGGIEKRSVACRLVFIAGDGFFIIGSCHPKTTRQSL from the coding sequence ATCCTACGAGCAGACCTGCGTTGTCTGCGGGGCCAGCGGAACCGCGACCGCCGGCGCGCAAGGCACCGCGCAACCGGGGACGGTGCTTCAGGCGCAGGAACAGACAGCCAGCCTGCAGGGCGGCTACACCCAGAGCGGCTACGGTACCGCGAGCATCGCGCCCGAACCCGAAGCAACATACCCGCAGAACCCCGGAGTTGCGGAGCCGGTCGTGCCGCAGTACGTCCCGCCGCCTCCGACGCAGGAAAGCCTCCCGACGCAGGAGACGCTCGCACCGGAACCGAGCTACACGGAACCGAGCTACACGGAACCGAGCTACACGGAACCGAGCTACACGGAACCGAGCTACACGGAACCGAGCTACACGGAACCGAGCTACACGGAACCGAGCTACACGGAACCGAGCTACACGGAACCGAGCTACACGGAACCGAGCTACACGGAACCGAGCTACACGGAACCGAGCTACACGGAACCGAGCTACACGGAACCGAGCTACACGGAAGGGGACCCCGGCTCGGAATCTTCGGCGGCGAGCGAGGGAGGCGCGGAATCGTTGCCGTCCGGGAACGCGGAGAACCCGGCTCAGGTCCGGCAGAACCCGAGGTGTCGCAGGAGGCGCATCCGGTACGGAACTCGCCGACCTGCAGGCCCGGCGGTTCGGGTCGTCTCTTTTTAGAAGATCCTGAAACGTTCCCGGTTTCCGGCTCTCGGTTTCCAGCTCTCCGGCCGCGGCCAGGTGGAGGAATAGAAAAGCGGTCGGTCGCGTGCAGGCTGGTCTTTATTGCCGGTGACGGGTTCTTCATCATCGGTTCCTGTCACCCGAAAACAACCCGCCAGAGCCTCTGA
- a CDS encoding ABC transporter permease translates to MFAYIVRRTLFSFVVLFFASIAIFLLVTLAGDPLTDLRQNPRVQPDDIERIANLYGLNQPLWVQYWIWISGIFQGDFGVSFKQNAPVAEIIGRRVYPTVLLMGTSLLVTLAIAIPLGVYQAIKKYSTLDNTATVLAFIGFSTPTFLMGILLQLVFGVYLTNATGTRFFYTSGMTDTGGFVDLVQHMALPVFALSAISIASFSRFQRSAMLDVLNSDYLRTARAKGLSGNVVYFKHALRNALIPTVTLVALSLGTLLAGAVITETVFAWPGLGFLFIDSLYKGDYNIARGILIIIAVLTVFFNLMADIVYAAVDPRISYD, encoded by the coding sequence ATGTTCGCCTACATCGTGCGCAGGACGCTCTTCAGCTTCGTAGTGCTCTTCTTTGCGAGCATCGCAATTTTCCTTCTTGTAACGCTCGCCGGGGACCCGCTGACGGACCTTCGCCAGAACCCGCGAGTCCAGCCCGACGACATCGAGCGCATAGCCAACCTCTACGGGCTGAACCAGCCGCTCTGGGTGCAGTACTGGATCTGGATCAGCGGCATCTTTCAGGGCGATTTCGGGGTGAGCTTCAAGCAGAACGCCCCCGTCGCCGAGATCATAGGCCGCCGCGTCTACCCGACGGTGCTTCTTATGGGGACTTCCCTGCTCGTTACGCTCGCCATCGCCATCCCGCTCGGGGTGTATCAGGCGATAAAGAAGTACAGCACCCTCGACAACACCGCGACCGTCCTCGCCTTTATCGGCTTCTCGACCCCGACGTTCCTTATGGGCATCCTCCTGCAGCTTGTCTTCGGCGTCTACCTGACCAACGCCACGGGGACGCGGTTTTTCTACACCTCCGGGATGACCGATACGGGTGGTTTCGTCGACCTCGTGCAGCACATGGCCCTGCCCGTCTTTGCGCTCTCGGCTATAAGCATCGCGAGCTTCAGCCGATTCCAGAGGTCTGCGATGCTTGACGTGCTTAACTCGGACTACCTGCGAACGGCGCGGGCGAAGGGGCTGTCGGGCAACGTCGTGTACTTCAAGCACGCGCTCAGAAACGCGCTTATCCCGACGGTAACGCTTGTCGCCCTGTCGCTCGGGACGCTGCTTGCGGGGGCCGTGATCACGGAGACGGTCTTTGCGTGGCCGGGGCTTGGCTTTCTGTTTATAGACAGCCTCTACAAGGGCGACTACAACATCGCGCGGGGGATACTGATAATCATCGCGGTCCTGACGGTGTTCTTTAACCTGATGGCGGACATCGTGTACGCGGCGGTCGACCCGAGGATCAGCTATGACTGA
- a CDS encoding ABC transporter permease, which yields MMEAGADSGVVARPAGFLRDLLSVAGRALRAIPREPESLVPALIVPIFFFAVNVGALSDISTFAGVDDFQAFQLPVAIVFAVTGISRASSLVTDIQSGYFDRLLVSPVNRSSLLLGLMISDFVLVIALSVPVLLLGFILGVGFATGPLGVLTFLLIAGAWGLAFTGFPYAIALRTGNPAAVNSSFILFFPFAFLTTTFLPQEALTGWLSTVADYNPVTYLLAGLRSLISDGWSTDIFPAIGAVAVVGAISFGLAFSALRARVRRS from the coding sequence ATGATGGAGGCCGGAGCGGATTCCGGGGTCGTGGCGCGTCCGGCGGGGTTTCTGCGGGACCTGCTCAGCGTTGCGGGGAGGGCTCTGAGAGCCATACCGAGAGAGCCGGAATCGCTTGTCCCGGCCCTGATAGTCCCGATCTTCTTTTTCGCCGTAAACGTCGGGGCGCTCTCCGACATCTCGACCTTTGCCGGGGTGGACGACTTTCAGGCGTTTCAGCTTCCGGTCGCGATAGTCTTCGCCGTAACGGGTATCTCACGGGCCTCCTCGCTTGTAACGGATATACAGTCCGGGTACTTCGACCGGCTGCTGGTCTCGCCGGTCAACCGTTCGAGCCTGCTTCTGGGGTTGATGATCTCGGACTTTGTTCTCGTCATCGCGCTCTCGGTCCCGGTGCTGCTGCTCGGCTTTATCCTCGGGGTCGGTTTCGCGACCGGGCCGCTCGGCGTGCTGACGTTTTTGCTGATCGCAGGCGCGTGGGGTCTGGCCTTTACGGGCTTTCCGTACGCGATAGCGCTGCGTACCGGAAACCCGGCGGCGGTCAACTCGTCGTTTATCCTTTTCTTTCCCTTCGCCTTTCTGACGACGACGTTTCTGCCGCAGGAGGCGCTCACGGGCTGGCTCTCTACCGTTGCGGACTACAACCCGGTAACGTACCTGCTCGCCGGGCTTCGCTCGCTGATATCGGACGGCTGGAGCACCGATATATTTCCGGCAATCGGGGCGGTGGCGGTTGTCGGGGCGATCTCGTTCGGCCTTGCTTTCTCCGCCCTCCGGGCAAGGGTGCGCCGTTCGTAG
- a CDS encoding bactofilin family protein: protein MTPAVPRRAVGRSPGLLILLATLTGLMGFLLIPTRPVSAATPGVPDMSGVDPNRPIVVERGQVAPEVSSAMGRVEVYGVVKGDVSSTVGNITVRGPVGGDVESGLGSIRVEAPVGGDVEAGFGDVYVNDFVEGNIEVERGDVVLGPGAVIKGDVHCGTGLCQYEEGALVGGRMMAGNVSGATLGEATAPSVFGGMSGWLLGAGLLCGASILISVVAPAQLAASSRMVESHPGWSMLVGLGSVVGGVVASLLLAVSVIGLPLLILIAPLYLGLVAFGAVVAAFFVGRKVVFAVGGYRQGNVLAAVVGAAIVAAAGLLPLGGMLLTLISLLGAGAALMALLRGTALFRKYLPGNGFRRE, encoded by the coding sequence ATGACCCCTGCGGTCCCCCGTCGTGCCGTCGGGCGTTCGCCCGGCCTCCTGATCCTGCTCGCCACCCTCACGGGTTTAATGGGGTTTCTACTCATACCGACGCGCCCGGTCTCTGCCGCGACGCCCGGCGTCCCGGACATGTCGGGCGTCGACCCGAACCGTCCGATCGTGGTCGAGCGGGGCCAGGTGGCCCCGGAGGTTTCCTCTGCGATGGGTCGGGTCGAGGTGTACGGGGTCGTGAAGGGCGATGTCAGCTCGACCGTCGGCAACATCACCGTGCGCGGGCCGGTCGGCGGCGACGTCGAGTCCGGCCTAGGGAGCATCCGGGTCGAAGCTCCGGTCGGCGGCGACGTGGAGGCCGGTTTCGGGGACGTGTACGTAAACGATTTCGTCGAGGGGAACATCGAGGTCGAGCGGGGCGATGTGGTCCTCGGGCCGGGGGCGGTTATAAAGGGGGATGTCCACTGCGGCACCGGACTCTGTCAGTACGAGGAGGGCGCGCTTGTCGGGGGTCGGATGATGGCCGGGAACGTCTCCGGTGCGACGCTCGGTGAGGCGACCGCCCCCTCGGTATTCGGGGGGATGAGCGGCTGGTTGCTCGGGGCCGGGCTTCTTTGCGGGGCTTCGATCCTGATCTCGGTTGTCGCGCCGGCTCAACTTGCGGCCTCCTCGCGAATGGTCGAGAGCCATCCGGGCTGGTCCATGCTCGTGGGCCTCGGTTCGGTTGTCGGGGGGGTGGTTGCGTCGCTGCTCCTCGCTGTTTCGGTTATCGGGCTGCCGCTCTTGATCCTTATCGCTCCGCTCTACCTCGGGCTCGTGGCCTTCGGAGCGGTTGTAGCGGCGTTCTTTGTCGGGCGCAAGGTGGTGTTCGCCGTCGGCGGGTATCGTCAGGGAAACGTTCTCGCGGCGGTGGTCGGGGCGGCGATAGTCGCCGCAGCGGGCCTGCTGCCGCTCGGGGGGATGCTTCTGACCCTTATCTCGCTTCTCGGGGCCGGGGCGGCTCTGATGGCCCTGCTTCGCGGCACGGCCCTGTTCAGAAAGTACCTCCCCGGGAACGGATTTCGCCGGGAATAG
- a CDS encoding ABC transporter substrate-binding protein, protein MSSISDRDDSGLNAEVRPEGSVSAGAAGFSRRDFLKVGGMGVAAASLLGVAGCGGGGGEGGSSPEEEGGGAGSQDRGNNLVIGWDQEPAILNPYIVGGDLVATQVMTSVAQDSVLQIQPDLSYAPNLSDGMPEIVSEDPFTIEVTLKEGLVWSDGEPLTSADLQFTYETVMNEDNQIITREIWDKIDTFETPDELTARIVFSEPDARWQDIFADNQPLLPRHILEGENFNEFFNSNVVGSGPYVFEEWNRGQSMRFVRNDNYWGDESSFESITFRFITDTNTLVTALNSGEVDFINPAPDIGLIERLEEFQGVTVTTAYGAEWEHIDFNTEVIDNVDLRRGIAYGIDRQQVLENILPGNARVLDSVIVPELDDYYTPAWEQYAYDADQARELIEGAIADGAPETIVFSTTSGNALREQLQQIVQQQLAEFGLTIEIQNEAAQQFFGDSLPGGNFEMGEWAWSATPDPSITTLFSANQVAPDGQNYPRYVNQEVTDLLEQSDSTIDVAERGDLLRQAQELIAEDVPIIPFYQRPSIYAFREDLNGPENNPTLATPTWNIQAWSLG, encoded by the coding sequence TTGTCGAGTATTTCTGACAGGGATGATTCCGGACTGAACGCAGAGGTGCGCCCGGAGGGTAGCGTTTCGGCGGGGGCTGCGGGTTTCAGCCGCAGGGACTTTCTGAAGGTCGGCGGGATGGGCGTTGCGGCGGCTTCGCTGCTCGGCGTCGCGGGCTGCGGCGGTGGCGGTGGTGAAGGCGGAAGTTCGCCGGAGGAGGAAGGCGGCGGGGCCGGAAGTCAGGACCGGGGCAACAACCTCGTTATCGGCTGGGATCAGGAACCAGCCATCCTCAACCCCTACATCGTCGGGGGCGACCTCGTTGCGACGCAGGTGATGACCTCGGTGGCGCAGGACTCGGTACTCCAGATCCAGCCGGATTTGTCCTACGCGCCGAACCTGTCGGACGGGATGCCGGAGATAGTGAGCGAAGACCCGTTCACGATCGAGGTAACGCTCAAGGAAGGACTCGTGTGGTCTGACGGAGAGCCGCTCACGAGCGCGGACCTGCAGTTCACCTACGAAACCGTAATGAACGAGGACAACCAGATCATCACGCGTGAGATCTGGGACAAAATAGACACCTTCGAGACGCCGGACGAGCTGACCGCGCGCATCGTCTTCTCCGAGCCGGACGCCCGCTGGCAGGATATCTTCGCGGACAACCAGCCCCTGCTCCCGCGCCACATCCTTGAGGGCGAGAACTTCAACGAGTTCTTCAACAGCAACGTCGTCGGGAGTGGGCCGTACGTTTTCGAGGAGTGGAACCGGGGCCAGAGCATGCGCTTCGTGAGGAACGACAACTACTGGGGCGACGAGTCGAGCTTCGAGTCCATCACCTTCCGGTTTATCACCGATACGAACACGCTTGTAACGGCGTTGAACTCCGGCGAGGTGGACTTCATCAACCCGGCCCCGGACATTGGGCTGATAGAGCGGCTCGAAGAGTTTCAAGGCGTTACCGTTACAACCGCCTATGGGGCGGAGTGGGAGCACATAGACTTCAACACCGAGGTCATTGACAACGTGGACCTCCGGCGCGGCATCGCCTACGGCATAGACCGCCAGCAGGTTCTCGAGAACATCCTGCCGGGGAACGCGCGGGTTCTCGACAGCGTTATCGTGCCGGAGCTCGACGATTACTACACCCCGGCGTGGGAGCAGTACGCTTACGACGCGGATCAGGCCCGCGAGCTTATAGAAGGCGCCATCGCCGACGGTGCGCCGGAGACCATCGTCTTCTCGACGACCTCGGGGAACGCGCTGCGCGAGCAACTGCAGCAGATAGTCCAGCAGCAGCTCGCCGAGTTCGGGCTTACCATCGAGATCCAGAACGAAGCCGCTCAGCAGTTCTTCGGTGATTCGCTGCCGGGCGGGAACTTCGAGATGGGCGAGTGGGCGTGGTCCGCGACGCCGGACCCGTCCATAACCACGCTTTTCTCGGCCAACCAGGTCGCTCCGGACGGTCAGAACTACCCGCGCTACGTCAACCAGGAGGTAACGGACCTGCTGGAGCAGTCGGACTCCACGATAGACGTCGCAGAGCGCGGTGACCTCCTACGTCAGGCTCAGGAACTCATCGCCGAGGACGTGCCGATCATACCGTTCTACCAGCGTCCGAGCATCTACGCTTTCCGCGAAGACCTCAACGGCCCGGAGAACAACCCGACCCTCGCCACCCCGACGTGGAACATCCAGGCCTGGTCGCTCGGCTAG
- a CDS encoding anti-sigma factor family protein — protein sequence MMREERIPHGCCDPEEIFDLAEGTLSPERRHFVRGHLDSCSECAARYRREVALSEGFSSGIAAGVAAPSGPALKGASSVGREVAMCLPTRSLVARLMWGALAVGILIVTTLALSFGGENPIFILASGVESLFGYISAASNVSTLFLALVAPFVLVALGVGFFVDLLIAGAVYSLVRGTRSTEHTREA from the coding sequence ATGATGCGTGAAGAGCGCATACCGCACGGATGCTGCGATCCGGAGGAGATCTTCGACCTCGCGGAGGGAACGCTCTCACCCGAACGCCGCCACTTTGTGCGCGGTCACCTTGATTCCTGCTCCGAATGCGCCGCCCGCTACAGGCGCGAGGTTGCTCTGAGCGAGGGGTTTTCCTCCGGCATCGCCGCCGGAGTCGCTGCACCTTCCGGGCCTGCTTTGAAGGGTGCGTCCTCGGTCGGGCGTGAGGTAGCGATGTGCCTGCCGACCCGTTCGCTAGTCGCGAGGTTGATGTGGGGCGCTCTGGCGGTCGGCATCCTGATCGTCACGACGCTCGCCCTCAGCTTCGGGGGCGAGAACCCGATCTTTATACTCGCCAGCGGCGTCGAGTCTCTTTTCGGCTACATCTCCGCGGCCTCCAACGTCTCGACGCTCTTTTTGGCGCTTGTCGCACCCTTTGTGCTCGTTGCGCTCGGGGTCGGGTTCTTCGTGGATCTCCTGATAGCGGGGGCGGTCTACTCCCTTGTTCGGGGAACTCGCTCCACGGAGCATACGAGAGAGGCATGA
- a CDS encoding MarR family winged helix-turn-helix transcriptional regulator produces the protein MRGGEGLEGIGEGRLAHMMREHSSSVMRYSAALAKRMGLEVSEVAALGHVHQFGPMTLGAIRERLSMSAGAVTTLVDRLEGKGYVERVRNPADRRSYLVRCTRLGVEDSMQNLWPYVEEMISLEGRFSAEEKDVIERFLRATTEATNEHALKLVGGWSGAGDATTPANGGECR, from the coding sequence ATGAGGGGTGGCGAGGGTCTGGAGGGTATCGGCGAGGGGCGGTTGGCGCACATGATGCGGGAGCATTCGTCGTCGGTGATGCGGTATTCGGCGGCTCTTGCGAAACGGATGGGTCTGGAGGTATCGGAGGTTGCCGCGCTCGGCCACGTACATCAGTTCGGGCCGATGACGCTGGGGGCGATCAGGGAGCGGCTTTCGATGAGTGCGGGGGCGGTTACGACGCTCGTGGATCGCCTCGAAGGAAAGGGTTACGTGGAGCGGGTGAGAAATCCGGCGGACCGGAGAAGCTATCTCGTTCGGTGTACGAGGCTGGGGGTGGAGGATTCGATGCAGAACCTCTGGCCGTATGTGGAGGAGATGATCTCCCTCGAGGGCAGATTCTCTGCTGAGGAGAAAGACGTTATCGAGCGGTTCCTGAGGGCGACGACGGAGGCGACGAACGAGCACGCGCTGAAGCTGGTCGGCGGGTGGTCCGGCGCGGGAGATGCCACGACTCCGGCAAACGGCGGAGAATGCCGCTAG
- a CDS encoding RNA polymerase sigma factor, which produces MAGMGYAQAQTGQALGGWRARLRGLAVKREALEDNDLVVRTLAGDTRSYEELVRRYERLVAKVLYPYAKREISAEDLVQETFLKAYDKLETFNPDYRFKTWLLAIANNLGIDTLRRRKEIVEFNQEVHGASSGGPETDAIDAERRAGVRVAMEALPETYQVPLMLRYDEEMSYAEIAEVLGLTVSAVKSRLFRARNMVGEILTESEKDAAGVAG; this is translated from the coding sequence ATGGCAGGTATGGGATACGCACAGGCTCAGACGGGACAGGCACTAGGCGGCTGGCGGGCGCGGCTGCGCGGTCTGGCCGTGAAGCGCGAGGCTTTGGAGGACAACGATCTTGTCGTTCGCACCCTGGCCGGGGACACCCGTTCCTACGAAGAGCTGGTACGTCGCTACGAGCGCCTGGTTGCAAAGGTGCTGTACCCGTACGCAAAGCGGGAGATCTCCGCCGAGGATCTCGTTCAGGAGACCTTTCTCAAGGCCTACGACAAGCTTGAGACCTTTAACCCCGATTACCGGTTTAAAACCTGGCTGCTCGCCATCGCCAACAACCTCGGAATAGACACGCTGCGGCGGCGCAAGGAGATAGTGGAGTTTAACCAGGAAGTCCACGGTGCCTCATCCGGCGGCCCGGAGACCGACGCCATAGACGCCGAGCGTCGGGCCGGGGTTCGGGTAGCCATGGAAGCCCTGCCGGAGACCTATCAGGTGCCGCTCATGCTGCGTTACGACGAAGAGATGAGCTACGCCGAGATAGCGGAAGTCCTCGGGCTCACCGTTTCGGCGGTCAAGAGCAGGCTGTTTCGCGCCCGGAACATGGTCGGTGAGATCCTCACCGAATCCGAGAAGGACGCGGCCGGGGTCGCCGGGTAG
- a CDS encoding ABC transporter permease, with amino-acid sequence MDRNNVRNVSPEGSAGAAGAVDDDRSAGSGRVAGRTQREIIWRRFRRHRIAMGCGVILLLLYLLALAAPLIAPYDYDAIDYTALSSGPTLAHPFGADSLGRDQLTRVLYGGRVSLIAGLSVGVFSTLIGAAVGIFSGFTGGRLDTLSVGFLDFMLTLPLLPFLLVLGSVLNFTAVTISFALVLLLWPSIARVVRSQVLSLRSQEYVQAAKAIGVSNTTTMVRHVLPNVVGVMVVQATLVTADAILLESALSFLGLGIQPPTPSWGNLLEDARTTITQAWWLTLFPAAMIVVTAVCVNFLGDGLRDALDPKSVE; translated from the coding sequence TTGGACAGAAATAACGTGAGAAACGTATCGCCGGAGGGAAGCGCAGGGGCTGCCGGAGCGGTTGATGACGACCGTAGCGCCGGGTCGGGGCGGGTCGCGGGCCGGACCCAGCGGGAGATCATCTGGCGGCGTTTTCGCAGGCACCGCATCGCGATGGGCTGCGGGGTGATACTTCTGCTCCTCTATCTCCTCGCGCTCGCCGCGCCGCTTATCGCCCCCTACGACTACGATGCCATAGACTACACCGCCCTCTCCTCCGGCCCGACCCTCGCCCATCCGTTCGGGGCCGACAGCCTCGGGCGCGACCAGCTCACCCGCGTGCTGTACGGCGGTCGCGTCTCGCTGATAGCCGGTCTCTCTGTCGGGGTGTTCTCGACGCTTATCGGGGCGGCGGTCGGGATCTTCTCGGGCTTTACCGGGGGGCGTCTGGATACGCTCTCCGTGGGCTTTCTGGACTTTATGCTGACGCTGCCTCTGCTGCCGTTTCTGCTTGTCCTCGGGAGCGTCCTGAACTTCACCGCCGTCACTATCTCGTTTGCGCTCGTTCTGCTCCTCTGGCCGTCCATCGCGCGGGTCGTGCGCTCCCAGGTTCTCTCCCTTCGAAGTCAGGAGTACGTGCAGGCGGCTAAGGCGATAGGAGTCTCCAACACTACGACTATGGTTCGCCACGTCCTGCCGAACGTCGTCGGGGTGATGGTCGTTCAGGCGACGCTCGTAACCGCAGATGCGATCCTGCTCGAGAGCGCGCTCTCGTTTCTCGGCCTCGGAATACAGCCGCCGACCCCGTCGTGGGGCAACCTTCTAGAAGACGCAAGGACGACCATCACCCAGGCGTGGTGGCTGACCCTTTTCCCGGCCGCTATGATCGTTGTAACCGCCGTCTGCGTGAACTTCCTCGGCGACGGGCTGCGCGACGCCCTCGACCCGAAATCCGTAGAGTAG